AGGGTCTCGGCTTCGGTAAAAGCACTCATAGTAAAAGGTTAAATGTTTTGTAATAGCTTCTAAACGGCAAATATAATAACAATCTATTAAAATAATCATCATCAGCCGGACAAATAAGTAAATCGTCCGAATAGTGTCTTCTTCTTTGTATAGAATTCTATTTTGTGTTTTCCTTTTCGTTTTATGCCATCAATTTGACCTGTCAGGTCATTCCTTCATGGCAATTCTTCAAAGTCTAAAAAATAAAAATGCCGTCACTGTGTTTTGGTTATTTAATTGTTTTTTAAAGCCGATAAGGTTTGAAAACAAGCACTCTTGTGTCGGTAAAGTTCCTCCTGTTTAAGTTGTCAGATTGGACATTGTTTTGGCTTTAATAAAGATGAAGTATGAAAATCAACCCAATGCAAAGCCAATATTAGGGTAGTAAATACTTCCTTGTACCTTTGCAAAGCTCCAAAGCCACTCCGCAATAATTTTATGCCCCCCTGCATTAACTCATTGCACACCTGCATTAGCTTAATTCGCCCCTGTATTAACTCATTGCACACCTGCATTAGCTTAATTCATCTCTTCAATAACTCATTGCCCCTCTGCATTAGCTTAAATCACCCCTGCAATAACTCATTGCACACCTGCATTAGCTTAATTCACCTCTGCAATAACTCATTGTACACTTGCATTAGCTTAATTCACACCTGCATTAGCTTAATTCACACCTGCAAATTTGACCCTTTCTAAAAAAACTTGACACTTTTTGGGCTATTTACTAAAAGTGTTTTACAGGATTTTTAGGTAATCCTAAACCAGGAGTACAACTATTTTTTCTTTACTAAAAGCGGGTTACATTTAATTTATTTATTCCTGATTTTGAGTGACAGAATAGGCATTTAACCCGAAATGTTTTTACACGATATAATCATAATCCTATATTGAGTTGTCGGTCATTGTTTGTATTACTGAACAAGGTTGACAGAATTTACATTTAGTCCTAAAATAGCTTGACAGCGGAAGATTTGTTTTTCATTGTTTTGGAGCTAAGTAGTGAGTAATTGATTTTCTGTTTTTGTTTTCCAACGTTTGTAAAGGATACCGCTTGCTTCATGAGCTTTTACGAGGGTGAGGTTGTCGCAACTTCCATGGGGTCGAAGGGTATTATATTTTTCTATAGTCTGGGTTGTTGCTTGTTGTGCTTCGGTAAAGGTGTTAAAAGATTCATCCAAAAAGAACTCACTTTTTAATATTCCGTTTACCCTTTCGGCGATGGCGTTCTCCTATGGGTCGCCTTGTTCAGTCATGGATATCAGGATGTGATTTTGTTTCAACATTTTGACATATTCCGAGCAGCAATATTGTGAACCCCGGTCGCTGTGATGAATGAGTTGGCTTGTTCGGATAGATTGTAAAGCCATAAGCAACGCTTTGACAGGACCATTACTGTGTAGCGTGGGATAAAGGCAATACCCGATGATTTTGTGCGAATAAGCATTGGTAAATATACTAAGGTAACCAAACTTCTCTTTTAACTTGATAAAAGTAATATCGCTTACCCATAGCTTTCCAGGACGGGTCAGGAATTTTATTTCACGTATCAGATTGGGATATTTTTTGTAGGGATGATTGCTATCAGTCGTATAGACCCTTTTCTTGCGGTAGCACATTAAATAGCCGTATTCTCCCAATAGCCGGTATAACGCATCCCTGCCCATTTTAATGCCATGTGCTTTCAATGCCGGCTGTAATATAAAATGCAATTTAGCAACCCCAATCTAAGGTAAATCAACCCGAATTTCTCTGACCAACTTCAGCACCAACGCATCCGTTATCTGCATTTCGTCTTCCCGTTTTATTTACTCATACCAGCCCTGACGACTGTGCCCAAACAGAGAACAGGAATACCGAACACTAAACTGAGGGTAAAACCGCCTGAGCAACGCTACTGTTTGGGTCCAAACTTTTTTCGAATGACAACCCTAAGCTGATCCTCCGCTATATCTATCATCGTTTCAAACGTAAGACTCTTCATCTTTGAAGCTTCTATTTGCTTCTCAAGCAATTTTATCCGTTTTTACAAAGATTCTATTTTCTGTCGCTCTTTTTCTGACAAAACAGGTAAGGTTAACACAATTTCTGATGAAAATTGTTCGCACCAAAATCTAAGACTTCTTTTTACATTCTTACTATTGGGGGTTACTAATTCCAGTGCTTCTGATTCACTCATCCAACCGTTTTCTAACTCCTGCTCTATCCAGCGTCTTTCAGATTTACTCATGCTTTTTTTGCTTCCATTTTTGAGATTTTTTTCCCTCAAAATCTGTCAAGCTATTTCAGGACTATACAGATTTAGTTATACCTGCAAATCAATACCCGTTCAATAAAGCAATATCTTTCTAAAAATATGAGCATCGGATGTTTGAATACTTATAAAAAACATACCGCTACCTTTGTTTTCCAAATCAAGTTTTACCACCTCCATAAAGTCTGTCTGTCCGACCAATACCTCCCGTCCGAAGGCATCAAAAACCACTACTTTCGAATTGGTTGGCCTTTCAGATTCAATGTAAATCACACCATTTGACGGATTGGGGTAGATGTTGATATGGTTTATCTCTTGTGTCGGTTCACCGATGGAAGTTGTGGGGTCAGTCAGACTTA
This is a stretch of genomic DNA from Sphingobacteriales bacterium. It encodes these proteins:
- a CDS encoding transposase — translated: MAERVNGILKSEFFLDESFNTFTEAQQATTQTIEKYNTLRPHGSCDNLTLVKAHEASGILYKRWKTKTENQLLTT
- a CDS encoding DDE-type integrase/transposase/recombinase, which codes for MHFILQPALKAHGIKMGRDALYRLLGEYGYLMCYRKKRVYTTDSNHPYKKYPNLIREIKFLTRPGKLWVSDITFIKLKEKFGYLSIFTNAYSHKIIGYCLYPTLHSNGPVKALLMALQSIRTSQLIHHSDRGSQYCCSEYVKMLKQNHILISMTEQGDP